GCAATTGATATCTTTTAAAATACCAATGGCACGAGCCACTTACCTATAAGCACTAAAATTAAGATGCTAATAATATTCAGTAGCACACCGGCCTGCATCATATCTCTAATTTTGATATGGCCACTGGCAAACACTATTGCATTGGGTGGAGTGGATATTGGCATCATAAAAGC
The nucleotide sequence above comes from Verrucomicrobiota bacterium. Encoded proteins:
- a CDS encoding anion permease, yielding MMPISTPPNAIVFASGHIKIRDMMQAGVLLNIISILILVLIGKWLVPLVF